In Sulfuracidifex metallicus DSM 6482 = JCM 9184, a single window of DNA contains:
- a CDS encoding DNA polymerase sliding clamp: MKAKLANALSFSDVISAVENFMPEVNIVAIPDGIKIYGVDTAKVAFISIFLPASYFQEYSIEGEKELIGVKVGDLSDVLKRADKEDELEINNKENKLMIKFNGNLERKFVLPLLSLEEGREPTLNFQFSYRAKMTTNNFAEALGVLSEIGGVLILQSKDTNLILQVEGDMSNAKVEFSVSGGSLIEADGVDARSSYSMEYVLGTTTLRKSADIIEISFGTEIPVKLHYEMPNGAYGDFYVAPRAE; encoded by the coding sequence ATGAAAGCTAAACTAGCAAATGCTTTGTCTTTCTCGGACGTAATATCTGCCGTTGAGAACTTCATGCCTGAAGTGAATATAGTTGCTATACCTGATGGGATTAAAATATACGGCGTCGATACGGCGAAGGTAGCATTCATTTCAATATTTTTACCTGCAAGTTACTTTCAGGAGTATTCAATAGAAGGAGAAAAGGAACTTATAGGAGTGAAGGTAGGGGACTTATCTGACGTCCTTAAGAGGGCTGATAAGGAAGATGAATTGGAGATAAACAACAAGGAAAACAAGTTAATGATCAAATTTAACGGTAACTTAGAGAGGAAATTCGTCCTACCTCTCCTTTCTCTAGAAGAAGGTAGGGAACCTACGTTGAACTTCCAATTCTCATATCGCGCTAAGATGACCACGAATAACTTCGCTGAAGCTCTCGGTGTCCTTTCTGAAATAGGAGGAGTTCTAATACTTCAGTCCAAGGACACTAACTTGATTTTGCAAGTCGAGGGCGACATGTCAAATGCTAAGGTTGAGTTTTCGGTTAGCGGGGGTTCACTAATAGAAGCCGACGGTGTGGACGCTAGGTCAAGTTACAGCATGGAATATGTTCTAGGAACTACAACGCTTAGGAAGTCAGCTGACATAATCGAAATAAGCTTCGGCACTGAGATACCGGTTAAACTCCATTACGAAATGCCCAACGG
- a CDS encoding RNA methyltransferase, translated as MKYAVLNWRDPFISLAELKALTGLSYNDIHLMSGVALGYWNSDRLSSRSALIKRNGDVIAISNDAVEINRELKDGCFSIDLDVILGEMRRESISMYNQAIKNVKLSRSCEKLDMIFTDGNIILGRRKDVIDNVTLEKHNKKPYTQSGTMTARTSRLLVNLATPQGSFLDPFCGLGSLLIEASWLGYKCYGVDFDLYMTWKSRENLRSFLLECGIIQGSAESIPLTKVGGIATDPPYGRSTKFTGQLRKLYQDFFYSVSDILKGKLVFATDSKLDFEDDLKEAGLTLEETHFMYMHKSLSRKIYVVRKT; from the coding sequence ATGAAGTATGCGGTATTAAACTGGAGAGATCCTTTTATTTCTCTTGCTGAATTAAAAGCTCTCACTGGGTTATCTTATAACGACATTCACCTTATGTCGGGAGTTGCACTTGGATATTGGAATTCCGATAGGCTTTCCTCTAGATCGGCTTTAATAAAGAGAAATGGAGATGTAATTGCAATTTCAAACGACGCAGTTGAGATCAACAGAGAATTAAAGGACGGCTGTTTCTCCATAGACTTAGATGTAATCCTGGGAGAAATGAGGAGAGAGTCAATATCCATGTATAATCAAGCCATTAAGAACGTGAAGTTGTCCCGTTCTTGCGAGAAGTTAGACATGATATTCACAGACGGAAACATAATCCTAGGTAGAAGAAAGGATGTTATAGACAACGTTACACTGGAGAAACACAACAAGAAACCTTACACACAATCAGGTACTATGACGGCTAGAACGTCCAGACTTTTGGTAAACTTGGCCACGCCTCAAGGTTCATTTCTGGATCCCTTCTGTGGGCTAGGTTCCCTTTTAATTGAGGCCTCTTGGCTAGGTTACAAGTGTTACGGGGTTGATTTCGACTTATACATGACTTGGAAAAGCAGGGAGAATCTGAGGTCATTTCTCCTAGAATGCGGAATAATTCAGGGATCAGCCGAATCTATACCTTTGACCAAGGTAGGGGGAATAGCAACTGACCCTCCATACGGAAGGTCAACGAAGTTCACGGGTCAATTGAGAAAGCTATACCAAGATTTCTTTTACTCTGTTTCAGATATTTTAAAGGGGAAGTTAGTGTTCGCAACTGACTCAAAGCTGGACTTCGAAGACGACTTAAAGGAAGCAGGGTTAACTTTGGAGGAAACTCATTTCATGTACATGCATAAGTCTCTATCTAGGAAAATATATGTAGTGAGAAAAACATGA
- the rnz gene encoding ribonuclease Z, whose amino-acid sequence MIKVYFLGTGGGMPSKNRRLPAFLMKREGFSALFDCGEGTQYTFTEYGLSSVSLDLIGITHMHGDHVLGLIGLIESMGMLDRKKPLNIMGPKRLKEFLYASFEMSHFRPKFELRFIDEYKGNGIRVKKFETCHTVTSQGYILEEEEKVNLDIDRLKAIGVNDWNVLRKIKGGEDVTYEGRILHHEDYIIKRSGSKVVYTGDTRPCENTVNASKDAALLIHDSTFLDEPSALTYGHSNVSEAATIAQQSNVNLLALTHISARYPEPEPLIQAAKKIFPRVTLPNDLSFINVE is encoded by the coding sequence ATGATAAAGGTATACTTCCTTGGAACTGGCGGCGGAATGCCAAGCAAAAATAGGAGGTTACCCGCTTTCTTAATGAAAAGAGAGGGCTTCTCAGCCCTTTTCGACTGTGGTGAGGGAACACAGTACACTTTCACGGAGTACGGTCTGAGTTCCGTTTCCTTGGACTTGATAGGGATTACACATATGCATGGGGATCACGTTCTAGGGCTGATAGGTTTGATCGAAAGCATGGGAATGCTGGACAGGAAGAAACCTCTTAATATTATGGGGCCTAAAAGGCTGAAGGAGTTCTTGTATGCTTCCTTTGAGATGAGCCACTTTAGACCTAAATTCGAGTTGAGGTTTATCGATGAATATAAAGGAAACGGAATCAGGGTAAAGAAGTTCGAAACTTGTCACACTGTCACTTCTCAAGGTTACATACTTGAGGAAGAGGAGAAAGTTAACTTGGATATTGATAGGCTAAAGGCTATTGGTGTCAATGACTGGAACGTTCTGAGGAAAATAAAGGGGGGAGAAGACGTCACTTACGAAGGTAGAATTCTTCATCATGAAGATTACATCATTAAAAGGAGTGGAAGTAAGGTAGTATACACTGGAGACACAAGACCTTGTGAAAATACTGTGAACGCGTCAAAGGATGCTGCCTTACTAATACACGACTCAACGTTCTTAGACGAGCCATCCGCCTTAACTTACGGACACTCCAACGTATCGGAAGCAGCTACAATAGCACAACAATCTAATGTTAATCTCCTTGCTCTGACTCATATAAGTGCACGTTACCCTGAGCCAGAACCTTTGATCCAAGCTGCCAAGAAAATATTCCCTAGGGTTACGCTTCCAAACGATTTGTCTTTCATAAACGTAGAGTGA
- a CDS encoding ribose-phosphate pyrophosphokinase, whose product MIIVGGPASNGMDDGISRFLSSTLLKTESKVFPDGESYIRIPGSVKDKEVVVVQSTFPEQDKRLMELFFLSETLRDMGATKIHAVVPYLAYSRQDRRFLEGEAISVKTVLRMMGQAGISSLTVVEPHHEEEMKYFPGQVRIISPYEDIAVELRKHVTDPFVLAPDRSALSRAERIAKIVGGDFSHIEKVRDKETGKTSIKGAPNVNLKEKDVILIDDVISTGGTMIQAAEFAYSKGAKNVIASACHVLLVGGAKDKLKEVGVKKIVGTNTIKNDPEVITVDISKTIALSL is encoded by the coding sequence ATGATTATAGTAGGAGGACCTGCTTCCAACGGCATGGATGACGGCATTTCGAGATTCCTTTCATCAACCTTACTTAAGACTGAATCCAAGGTTTTTCCTGACGGGGAGTCTTACATTCGAATACCTGGGTCGGTTAAGGACAAAGAAGTTGTAGTTGTGCAATCTACATTCCCAGAGCAAGACAAGAGACTGATGGAATTGTTTTTCTTAAGCGAGACTTTGAGAGACATGGGTGCAACTAAGATTCATGCCGTAGTGCCCTACTTGGCTTACTCTAGGCAGGATAGAAGGTTTCTTGAGGGTGAGGCAATAAGTGTTAAGACAGTATTGAGAATGATGGGTCAAGCCGGGATATCATCCCTTACTGTAGTAGAACCGCACCACGAAGAGGAAATGAAGTACTTCCCTGGACAAGTGAGGATTATAAGTCCTTACGAAGACATAGCAGTGGAATTGAGAAAGCACGTTACTGATCCTTTCGTTTTAGCTCCTGATAGGAGTGCTCTTAGCAGAGCTGAAAGAATAGCCAAAATAGTTGGCGGAGATTTTTCTCATATAGAGAAAGTCAGGGATAAAGAGACGGGCAAAACGTCAATAAAGGGTGCTCCAAACGTGAATTTGAAGGAAAAAGACGTAATCCTCATAGACGACGTAATAAGCACGGGAGGCACAATGATTCAAGCTGCAGAATTTGCATACTCAAAGGGAGCCAAGAACGTAATTGCGTCCGCATGCCACGTACTCTTAGTTGGAGGGGCAAAGGATAAACTAAAAGAAGTAGGAGTGAAGAAAATTGTTGGAACCAACACGATTAAGAACGACCCAGAAGTTATAACTGTAGATATATCAAAGACGATTGCGTTAAGCCTATGA
- a CDS encoding ATP/GTP-binding protein: MYFVFFVGTAGSGKTTLVKTFNDYLRDQQMDSTIINLDPAVESLPYTPAVDVRDYVDAYEVMEKFGLGPNSSLIAASDLVLTKASEIKEEVEQLESNYVLVDTPGQIELFAYRETGRMLASLIAGENKRAMAFLIDSFIAKEARSFVSMLLLSSSVKFRMDMPTINLLSKVDLLTDKELDLINSWSNGEELVDSLGTIDEYSYELIKLLVESLSSSPIPVSSTSNVGMDMFYAELQRIFAGGEDFLTEEGNPTL; the protein is encoded by the coding sequence ATGTACTTCGTCTTTTTCGTCGGAACTGCCGGTTCCGGTAAGACCACACTTGTGAAAACGTTTAACGATTACTTAAGAGATCAACAGATGGACTCCACGATAATTAACCTTGATCCTGCTGTGGAGTCCTTACCTTACACTCCTGCGGTAGACGTTAGGGACTACGTTGACGCTTATGAAGTCATGGAGAAGTTCGGTTTAGGTCCCAACTCCTCCTTAATAGCTGCCTCCGATTTAGTCCTAACTAAAGCGTCGGAAATTAAGGAAGAAGTGGAGCAGTTAGAGTCCAATTATGTCCTGGTTGATACCCCTGGGCAAATAGAGCTTTTCGCCTACAGGGAGACAGGCAGAATGTTGGCTTCGCTCATAGCTGGAGAGAACAAGAGGGCAATGGCTTTTCTTATTGACTCCTTCATAGCTAAGGAAGCCAGAAGCTTCGTTTCCATGCTTTTACTATCAAGCTCAGTTAAATTTAGGATGGATATGCCCACCATAAACTTGTTGAGCAAGGTTGACTTGTTGACGGATAAGGAATTGGACTTGATAAACTCCTGGAGCAACGGGGAAGAACTAGTTGATAGTCTAGGAACAATAGACGAGTATTCCTATGAGCTCATCAAATTACTCGTTGAAAGTCTTTCCTCATCCCCCATTCCTGTGTCTTCCACTTCCAACGTAGGAATGGACATGTTTTATGCTGAATTACAGAGAATATTTGCTGGAGGGGAAGATTTTCTAACAGAAGAAGGTAACCCCACGTTATGA
- a CDS encoding RNA-binding domain-containing protein, which translates to MDKVMVVAEVRPSEDKEKVINAVSNFFTYEKIREDSLDLSLVLRFESDTLKSLMKVHKALREEKILDASRKYLLRGLEGDKITFMIHKQAAAVRVLTFVDTEDESPLGPIKFFIKSEKARDIIDWLAPKTSHGKPLWENPMP; encoded by the coding sequence TTGGATAAAGTCATGGTTGTAGCAGAGGTAAGACCTTCTGAAGATAAAGAAAAGGTAATAAACGCGGTGTCTAACTTCTTCACCTACGAAAAGATCAGGGAGGACTCACTTGATTTGTCATTAGTCCTTAGGTTCGAGTCTGATACGTTGAAGAGCCTCATGAAGGTTCATAAGGCCCTAAGGGAGGAGAAAATTCTAGATGCGTCAAGGAAGTATCTGTTAAGAGGTCTAGAAGGAGATAAGATAACCTTTATGATACATAAACAAGCTGCAGCAGTTAGAGTGCTTACCTTCGTGGATACTGAGGATGAGTCTCCTCTCGGTCCAATAAAGTTCTTTATAAAGAGTGAAAAGGCAAGGGATATAATAGATTGGTTAGCTCCAAAGACGAGCCACGGCAAACCCTTGTGGGAAAATCCCATGCCCTGA